One window of the Amycolatopsis mediterranei genome contains the following:
- a CDS encoding PP2C family protein-serine/threonine phosphatase: MTHDRYVLRYAAGSDVGKRRRINEDAVYASSRLLAVADGIGGQPHGEVASATAVDVLRELEVDLRRLDLTNVDLAATLAGVVKSIDARLHEVVAQEPTTEGMGTTLTALLFDGVEFAAAHIGDSRGYLLREGGLRRLTRDHTLVQALVEDGRVAAEDAESHPRRSLLMKALQTAGSGDPDIWTFKAKPGDRYLLCSDGLSGPVSEATLRDVLAAGAEPAEVIPELIRLANEGGGPDNITCVVADVTA; this comes from the coding sequence ATGACACACGATCGGTACGTCCTGCGGTACGCCGCGGGGTCGGACGTCGGCAAGCGTCGCCGGATCAACGAGGACGCGGTGTACGCGAGTTCCCGCCTGCTCGCCGTCGCCGACGGCATCGGCGGCCAGCCACACGGCGAGGTGGCCAGCGCGACGGCGGTCGACGTGCTGCGCGAGCTCGAAGTCGACCTGCGACGCCTCGATCTGACGAACGTGGACCTGGCCGCGACGCTGGCCGGGGTGGTCAAGTCGATCGACGCGCGGCTGCACGAAGTGGTCGCGCAGGAGCCGACGACCGAAGGCATGGGCACCACACTGACGGCCCTGCTGTTCGACGGTGTCGAGTTCGCGGCCGCCCACATCGGCGACTCCCGCGGCTACCTCCTGCGCGAGGGCGGCCTGCGCCGGCTGACCCGCGACCACACGCTCGTGCAGGCACTGGTCGAGGACGGCCGCGTCGCCGCGGAGGACGCCGAGTCCCACCCCCGCCGATCGCTGCTGATGAAAGCGCTTCAGACGGCGGGCTCCGGCGACCCCGACATCTGGACGTTCAAGGCGAAGCCCGGCGACCGCTACCTGCTCTGTTCGGACGGCCTGAGCGGCCCGGTCTCCGAAGCGACGTTGCGCGACGTCCTGGCGGCCGGCGCGGAGCCGGCCGAGGTGATCCCGGAGCTGATCCGCCTGGCCAACGAAGGCGGCGGCCCGGACAACATCACCTGCGTGGTGGCCGACGTCACGGCCTGA
- a CDS encoding class I SAM-dependent DNA methyltransferase, whose protein sequence is MDDDATVSAADIARLAGVGRAAVSNWRRRYPDFPPPVGGTASSPLFGLSAVAGWFRARGKKFELSAGERAWQRLRALGDDLDLAERVSRAGGFFAFQAGISDTFDSELDDPELLTLLSELTHQAGPVEAFELVCRRYFEAHSRRLSATPEPIAELMARLAGPVSTILDPACGFGALALASGAKTVLGQDSDPMTASIAALRLRLRGLEVEVHAVDALREDAFAGRTAEAVLCDPPFNERAWGHDELVGDARWEYGLPPRGEPELAWVQHCLAHVEPGGTVVILMPGAAAGRRSGKRIRGNLLRAGAVRAVVTLTPTGPDLWLLRRPAPGERAPSTVLLGEAGDDLSTVEESWREFGEHPESGVRIIDLLDDDVDLTPARRRTRDEDPGLAFQAVRTRFAELAPELPPLEAAAAEPAFTTIGELVKAGFVEVKYAPVRADAEHPPAEAGDVVASVTGIAYVHSGPPRPVGAGLTVYRVDAERLDAEFLAGCLRAADLPAASASTRIDSRRVRIPRVSLAVQREYGEVFRRLAEFDAVLRETAETGRELVRLGFAGLVGGRLRPGH, encoded by the coding sequence ATGGACGACGATGCCACGGTCAGCGCGGCCGACATCGCGCGGCTCGCCGGGGTCGGGCGGGCCGCGGTCAGCAACTGGCGCCGCCGCTACCCGGACTTCCCGCCGCCGGTCGGCGGCACGGCGTCGAGCCCGCTGTTCGGCCTCTCGGCCGTCGCCGGCTGGTTCCGCGCCCGTGGCAAGAAGTTCGAGCTGAGCGCCGGCGAACGCGCGTGGCAGCGCCTGCGCGCCCTGGGTGACGACCTCGACCTGGCCGAGCGCGTCAGCCGCGCGGGCGGCTTCTTCGCCTTCCAAGCCGGTATCTCCGACACCTTCGACAGCGAACTCGACGACCCGGAGCTGCTCACCCTGCTCAGCGAGCTGACGCACCAGGCGGGACCGGTCGAAGCGTTCGAACTGGTGTGCCGCCGGTACTTCGAGGCGCACTCGCGGCGGTTGTCGGCCACCCCGGAACCGATCGCCGAGCTGATGGCCCGGCTCGCCGGCCCGGTTTCGACGATCCTCGACCCCGCGTGCGGCTTCGGCGCGCTCGCGCTGGCGAGCGGCGCGAAAACCGTGCTGGGACAAGACAGTGACCCGATGACGGCGTCGATCGCGGCGCTGCGGCTGCGGTTGCGCGGCCTCGAGGTGGAGGTCCACGCGGTCGACGCGCTGCGCGAAGACGCCTTCGCCGGCCGCACCGCCGAAGCGGTGTTGTGCGACCCGCCGTTCAACGAACGGGCGTGGGGGCACGACGAACTGGTCGGCGACGCGCGCTGGGAATACGGCCTGCCCCCGCGCGGCGAACCCGAACTCGCCTGGGTGCAGCACTGCCTCGCGCACGTCGAACCCGGTGGCACCGTGGTGATCCTGATGCCGGGCGCGGCGGCCGGGCGGCGCAGTGGCAAGCGCATCCGCGGCAACCTGCTGCGGGCGGGCGCGGTCCGTGCCGTCGTCACGCTGACGCCGACCGGCCCCGACCTCTGGCTGCTGCGGCGGCCCGCCCCCGGTGAGCGAGCGCCGTCCACCGTGCTGCTCGGCGAAGCGGGCGACGATCTGTCCACAGTGGAAGAAAGCTGGCGGGAATTCGGCGAGCACCCGGAATCCGGCGTCCGGATCATCGACCTGCTCGACGACGACGTCGACCTCACGCCGGCCCGCCGCCGCACCAGGGACGAGGATCCCGGGCTGGCTTTCCAAGCCGTGCGCACGCGGTTCGCCGAGCTGGCGCCCGAGCTGCCACCCCTGGAAGCGGCGGCCGCCGAACCGGCGTTCACGACCATCGGCGAGCTGGTCAAGGCCGGTTTCGTAGAGGTCAAGTACGCGCCGGTGCGTGCGGACGCCGAGCACCCGCCGGCCGAGGCGGGTGACGTCGTCGCGTCGGTGACCGGCATCGCGTACGTCCACAGTGGACCGCCGCGGCCGGTGGGCGCCGGGCTCACCGTGTACCGCGTCGACGCCGAGCGGCTGGACGCGGAGTTCCTCGCCGGCTGCCTGCGCGCGGCCGACCTGCCCGCCGCGTCGGCGTCGACCCGGATCGACAGCAGGCGCGTGCGGATCCCGCGTGTTTCGCTCGCCGTCCAGCGCGAGTACGGCGAGGTCTTCCGGCGGCTGGCGGAGTTCGACGCGGTGCTGCGCGAGACGGCCGAAACCGGCCGCGAGCTGGTCCGGCTAGGCTTCGCTGGACTTGTCGGAGGACGGCTCAGGCCGGGCCACTAG
- a CDS encoding serine/threonine-protein kinase produces the protein MLIADRYELDELPLGRGGMGAVHGGVDRRLGRRVAIKLLRLPGRDEELEARFAREARILATLDHPGVPALYDYGTHDDRLFQVMQFVDGVTVADLLAEHGPLPVPWAAAIAAQACAVLTAAHALAVCHRDLKPSNLMLGPDGGVKVMDFGLAVLREADAAQFTRAGQLLGTPSYMAPEQIQRGGAEPRSDLYALGCVLHEMLTGQRLFDGPTAYAVFERQVKELPPPVPGVPKPLNKLLAEMLAKDPEARPADAAVLYVRLGAFVGELPPLPGFLVPPSVPSPGRMYARMLGRVSG, from the coding sequence ATGCTGATCGCCGACCGCTACGAGCTCGACGAGCTGCCGCTCGGCCGCGGTGGGATGGGCGCGGTGCACGGCGGGGTCGACCGGCGGCTGGGCCGCCGCGTGGCGATCAAGCTGCTCAGGCTGCCGGGCCGTGACGAAGAGCTGGAAGCCCGCTTCGCCCGCGAGGCGCGCATCCTGGCGACGCTCGACCACCCCGGCGTCCCGGCGCTGTACGACTACGGCACCCACGACGACCGGTTGTTCCAGGTCATGCAGTTCGTCGACGGCGTCACGGTGGCCGACCTGCTCGCCGAGCACGGGCCGTTGCCGGTGCCGTGGGCCGCGGCGATCGCGGCACAGGCGTGCGCGGTGCTGACCGCAGCCCACGCGCTCGCCGTCTGCCACCGCGACCTCAAGCCGTCCAACCTGATGCTCGGGCCCGACGGCGGCGTGAAGGTGATGGACTTCGGGCTGGCCGTGCTCCGCGAAGCCGACGCGGCGCAGTTCACCCGGGCCGGGCAGCTGCTGGGGACGCCGTCGTACATGGCGCCCGAACAGATCCAGCGAGGCGGCGCCGAACCGCGCAGCGACCTTTACGCGCTGGGCTGTGTGCTGCACGAGATGCTCACCGGACAGCGGCTCTTCGACGGGCCCACCGCGTATGCGGTGTTCGAGCGGCAGGTCAAGGAACTGCCGCCGCCGGTGCCGGGTGTCCCGAAGCCGCTCAACAAACTGCTCGCCGAGATGCTGGCGAAAGACCCCGAAGCCCGGCCGGCCGACGCCGCCGTGCTGTACGTGCGGCTCGGCGCGTTCGTCGGCGAACTGCCGCCGCTGCCGGGCTTCCTGGTGCCGCCGTCGGTGCCCAGCCCGGGCCGGATGTACGCCCGGATGCTGGGCCGCGTCAGCGGCTGA
- a CDS encoding L,D-transpeptidase, with protein sequence MKRLLAGAAALATAFVLAACSGGGAAGGPNAGGGAVAAAGTGGGTPTSSTAPAPTSTVTLPTPTPTPESTKPAPTSTSAKPKPKPTPTTTPKPAPKPAADPGVPCAAAAAASGTAACVDISAHKAWLLEGGKVVYGPVPMLPGRPGNPTPTGAFHVLSKEKVHLSKEFDNAEMPNSVFFYPGDAFHTGSLSVYSHGCIHLSAGASLKFFNTLSVGDVVQVVP encoded by the coding sequence GTGAAGAGGCTTCTGGCGGGAGCGGCCGCGCTGGCCACCGCGTTCGTGCTGGCCGCGTGTTCCGGCGGGGGCGCGGCCGGTGGCCCGAACGCGGGCGGCGGGGCCGTCGCCGCGGCGGGGACCGGCGGCGGGACACCGACCTCGAGCACCGCCCCCGCACCGACCTCCACCGTCACGCTGCCGACCCCGACGCCCACCCCGGAGTCCACGAAGCCGGCGCCGACCAGCACCTCGGCCAAGCCGAAGCCCAAGCCGACGCCGACCACGACCCCGAAGCCGGCGCCCAAGCCCGCGGCGGACCCCGGCGTTCCGTGCGCGGCGGCGGCCGCGGCTTCGGGCACCGCCGCCTGCGTCGACATCTCGGCGCACAAGGCGTGGCTGCTGGAGGGCGGCAAGGTCGTCTACGGTCCGGTGCCGATGCTGCCGGGGCGCCCGGGCAACCCGACGCCGACCGGCGCGTTCCACGTGCTGTCGAAGGAGAAGGTGCACCTGTCGAAGGAATTCGACAACGCGGAGATGCCGAACTCGGTCTTCTTCTACCCGGGTGACGCCTTCCACACGGGCAGCCTCTCGGTGTACTCGCACGGCTGCATCCACCTGTCGGCGGGCGCGTCCCTGAAGTTCTTCAACACGCTGAGCGTCGGCGACGTCGTGCAGGTCGTCCCGTAA
- a CDS encoding PQQ-dependent sugar dehydrogenase: MAVRTLRLLLVAALTGALLPVVSTGVATAAALPPGFVLQDTDSGLGSYQLTDFAYLPGNSVLATGKDGVVRWLPVTGAGRTIAALPVHADGDLGLVGLAVAPDYTTSRAIYLTRSINTAGGFVMRLSRFTVTVDAAGAPAGLTGERPVFEAPGTFNVHGIDTVHAAADGTLWLSVGDDSDYRMTDPGALRAQDVNQPYGKILHLTADGQGVPGNPYFDAANPGSTASKVFARGFRNPFRFGIDASLGLPVAGDVGWSNWEELDVVQRGANQGWPCWEGNHRTPGYSDLAGCAGVPNQPPLFELPHGAGVMTGNSVTGGIVYNGAGYPAAYRGSYFFGDYVANKIWTLRYDDQGRLTQAPENPPVFTGIGGPVKFAAAPNGDIVYADILSGNLRRLSYSAGNTAPVAKATTSTNPATRTVSFDGSASVDYDGDALVYDWDFGDGTTAADAGPNVSHAYAAGTTSFTAKLRVRDPLGLSGEVAIAVAPANHTPVLTLTPPGTTAFAVNQQVAVRATATDAEDGALPITWTTAVRHCPSEATCHSHPGIGGTGASFAQAFTAHPDSRMEFTATVTDSAGVATSQTYTAMPRQHRITLRGTQPASLGIPVEGGVSSAMVTEGASFDVEAAPLAIDGASRFSGWQGGPAEPTWIVTVGTGDLTLTANYATPIDQRYDADAAVRATLGAPVAAESTDGPVHYRVYANGRLYWSAETGTRYVTGPVLDKYLAFGGHGVLGPPSFDTLTTPDGMAQYNHFLTNGTVGSIYSTAATGAHVIFGEIRKKWAELDYERGVGYPTTDELGTPDGVARYNHFVKDGGVGSIYYTTATGAHAIYGEIRKKWAELDYERGVGYPTTDELGTPDGVGRYNHFVKDGWVGSIYYTTATGAHAIYGEIRKKWAALDYERGLGYPATDELGTPDGVGRYNHFTAGGSIYYTWSTGAHMVKGEIRKRWAALGWEYSYLHYPRSDEYVTNGAYRSDFEGGYITYTLAAGARERHW, translated from the coding sequence ATGGCCGTGCGGACGCTTCGCCTGCTGCTGGTGGCGGCCCTGACCGGGGCGTTGCTGCCCGTCGTGTCCACGGGAGTGGCGACGGCGGCGGCGCTCCCGCCGGGGTTCGTGCTCCAGGACACCGACTCCGGGCTGGGGTCGTACCAGCTCACGGATTTCGCGTACTTACCCGGCAACTCCGTCCTCGCCACCGGCAAGGACGGAGTTGTCCGCTGGCTGCCGGTCACCGGCGCCGGCCGGACGATCGCGGCGCTGCCGGTGCACGCCGACGGGGACCTCGGCCTCGTCGGGCTGGCCGTGGCGCCGGACTACACGACATCGCGGGCCATCTACCTCACCCGGTCGATCAACACCGCCGGCGGCTTCGTCATGCGGCTGTCGCGGTTCACCGTGACCGTGGACGCGGCGGGCGCGCCGGCCGGCTTGACCGGCGAGCGGCCGGTCTTCGAGGCGCCGGGCACCTTCAACGTCCACGGGATCGACACCGTCCACGCCGCCGCGGACGGGACGCTGTGGCTGTCCGTCGGCGACGACAGCGACTACCGGATGACGGATCCGGGCGCGCTGCGCGCCCAGGACGTCAACCAGCCCTACGGCAAGATCCTCCACCTGACCGCCGACGGCCAGGGCGTGCCGGGGAACCCCTACTTCGACGCGGCGAACCCGGGCTCGACCGCGAGCAAGGTGTTCGCGCGCGGGTTCCGCAACCCGTTCCGCTTCGGCATCGACGCGAGCCTCGGCCTGCCGGTGGCCGGTGACGTCGGCTGGAGCAACTGGGAAGAGCTCGACGTCGTCCAGCGCGGCGCCAACCAGGGCTGGCCGTGCTGGGAGGGCAACCACCGGACGCCGGGTTACAGCGACCTCGCGGGCTGTGCCGGCGTGCCGAACCAGCCGCCCCTGTTCGAACTGCCGCACGGCGCCGGGGTCATGACGGGCAACAGCGTCACCGGCGGCATTGTCTACAATGGAGCCGGCTACCCGGCCGCCTACCGCGGCTCGTACTTCTTCGGCGACTACGTGGCGAACAAGATCTGGACGCTGCGCTACGACGACCAAGGCCGGCTCACGCAGGCTCCGGAAAACCCGCCGGTCTTCACCGGCATCGGCGGCCCGGTGAAGTTCGCGGCGGCGCCGAACGGCGACATCGTCTACGCCGACATTCTTTCCGGCAATCTGCGCCGCCTGAGCTATTCCGCCGGCAACACCGCCCCGGTGGCCAAAGCGACGACGTCGACGAACCCGGCCACGCGCACGGTGTCGTTCGACGGCTCGGCCTCGGTCGACTACGACGGCGACGCGCTCGTCTACGACTGGGACTTCGGGGACGGAACGACCGCGGCCGACGCCGGTCCGAACGTGTCGCACGCCTACGCGGCGGGCACCACGTCGTTCACCGCGAAGCTGCGGGTCCGGGACCCGCTGGGGCTCAGCGGCGAGGTCGCCATCGCGGTCGCGCCCGCCAACCACACCCCGGTGCTCACGCTGACCCCGCCCGGGACCACGGCGTTCGCGGTGAACCAGCAGGTCGCCGTGCGCGCCACCGCGACCGACGCCGAGGACGGTGCCCTGCCGATCACCTGGACCACGGCCGTGCGGCACTGCCCGAGCGAAGCGACGTGTCATTCCCACCCGGGCATCGGCGGGACCGGGGCGAGCTTCGCGCAGGCGTTCACCGCACACCCGGACTCCCGGATGGAGTTCACCGCGACGGTGACCGACAGCGCGGGCGTCGCCACTTCCCAGACGTACACGGCGATGCCGCGCCAGCACCGGATCACCCTGCGCGGTACGCAACCCGCCTCGCTGGGCATTCCGGTGGAGGGCGGCGTCAGCTCGGCCATGGTCACCGAAGGCGCTTCCTTCGACGTCGAGGCCGCGCCGCTGGCCATCGACGGCGCGTCCCGGTTCTCCGGCTGGCAGGGCGGCCCGGCCGAGCCGACGTGGATCGTCACCGTCGGCACCGGCGACCTGACGCTGACCGCGAACTACGCGACCCCGATCGACCAGCGCTACGACGCCGACGCGGCGGTGCGGGCGACGCTCGGCGCGCCGGTGGCGGCCGAGAGCACCGACGGCCCGGTCCACTACCGGGTCTACGCGAACGGCCGGCTGTACTGGAGCGCGGAGACCGGCACCCGGTACGTCACCGGTCCGGTGCTGGACAAGTACCTCGCCTTCGGCGGGCACGGTGTGCTCGGCCCGCCGTCGTTCGACACGCTGACGACCCCGGACGGAATGGCCCAGTACAACCACTTCCTCACCAACGGCACCGTGGGGTCGATCTACTCCACCGCCGCGACGGGTGCGCACGTGATTTTCGGGGAGATCCGGAAGAAGTGGGCCGAGCTGGATTACGAGCGTGGCGTGGGTTATCCGACGACTGACGAGCTCGGCACGCCGGACGGGGTCGCTCGCTACAACCATTTCGTCAAGGACGGTGGGGTCGGGTCGATCTATTACACGACGGCGACGGGCGCGCACGCGATCTACGGGGAGATCCGGAAGAAGTGGGCCGAGCTGGATTACGAGCGTGGCGTGGGTTATCCGACGACTGACGAGCTCGGCACGCCGGACGGGGTCGGCCGCTACAACCATTTCGTCAAGGATGGCTGGGTCGGGTCGATCTACTACACGACCGCGACGGGCGCGCACGCCATTTACGGTGAGATCCGGAAGAAGTGGGCGGCGCTCGACTACGAGCGCGGTCTCGGCTACCCGGCGACCGACGAGCTCGGCACGCCGGACGGGGTCGGCCGCTACAACCACTTCACCGCCGGCGGCTCGATCTACTACACGTGGAGCACCGGCGCCCACATGGTGAAGGGCGAGATCCGGAAGCGCTGGGCGGCGCTCGGCTGGGAGTACTCCTACCTCCACTACCCGAGATCGGACGAGTACGTGACGAACGGCGCGTACCGCAGTGACTTCGAGGGCGGCTACATCACCTACACCCTCGCCGCGGGGGCCCGGGAGCGCCACTGGTGA
- a CDS encoding 3-hydroxyacyl-CoA dehydrogenase codes for MTGWAGKVGRIRVIGTGVMGRGIGQLAATAGMTVELADVRREAVAEAIEFVGGMVDKLAAKGKLSEDAQAVKDRLVAVDAPDAPADGVDLVIEAVREDLATKRALFASLERVCPQETVFATNTSSLSVTEIAAALTDPGRLVGLHFFNPVPLMRLVEVVPGARTHGWLPGEALELVKSWGHEPVLAKDAPGFLVNHAGRGLNTEALQILAEALAEPADVDRIARDVLGLKLGPFELLDLTGLDVSHAVLESIWSGFHGDPRLRPSWLTRPRVAAGLFGRKNGEGFYTYADGKQQVADEPAAPPKPASPVFTADEHLARALSSAGVQVVSDAYPDAVLLVPLYGESTVDAAARAGLPLDRVAGVDPLGGYERRLTMSVHPGLEPVAGRAAWGALAATGHPVTVVRDGPAPIAQRLLASIVNTACFIAGQHLATPADIDTAVRLGLGYPRGPLAWGDLVGGDVVLRILHGLTAATGDPRYRPSPWLTERVALGLPLTTAGTTPAVLRQS; via the coding sequence GTGACGGGGTGGGCCGGGAAGGTCGGCAGGATCCGGGTGATCGGGACCGGGGTGATGGGCCGCGGGATCGGGCAGCTGGCCGCGACCGCGGGGATGACCGTCGAGCTGGCCGACGTCCGGCGCGAGGCCGTCGCCGAGGCGATCGAGTTCGTCGGCGGGATGGTGGACAAGCTCGCCGCCAAAGGCAAGCTGAGCGAGGACGCCCAAGCCGTGAAGGACCGGCTGGTCGCGGTGGACGCGCCCGACGCACCCGCGGACGGCGTCGACCTCGTCATCGAAGCCGTCCGGGAGGACCTCGCGACGAAACGCGCCCTGTTCGCGAGCCTCGAGCGCGTCTGTCCACAGGAGACGGTCTTCGCGACGAACACGAGTTCGCTGTCGGTCACCGAGATCGCCGCCGCGCTGACCGACCCCGGCCGGCTCGTCGGCCTGCACTTCTTCAACCCGGTGCCGCTGATGCGCCTGGTCGAGGTGGTCCCCGGCGCACGCACGCACGGCTGGCTGCCGGGCGAAGCACTCGAACTGGTCAAGAGCTGGGGCCACGAGCCGGTGCTCGCGAAGGACGCGCCCGGCTTCCTGGTCAACCACGCCGGCCGCGGCCTCAACACCGAGGCGCTGCAGATCCTCGCCGAGGCGCTGGCCGAGCCCGCCGACGTCGACCGCATCGCCCGGGACGTGCTCGGGCTGAAGCTCGGCCCGTTCGAGCTGCTCGACCTCACCGGTCTCGACGTCTCGCACGCCGTCCTCGAAAGCATCTGGAGCGGCTTCCACGGCGACCCGCGGCTGCGGCCGTCGTGGCTGACCCGGCCGCGCGTGGCCGCCGGCTTGTTCGGGCGGAAGAACGGCGAAGGCTTCTACACCTACGCCGACGGCAAGCAGCAGGTCGCCGACGAGCCTGCCGCCCCGCCGAAGCCGGCCAGCCCGGTGTTCACCGCGGACGAGCACCTCGCCCGCGCGCTGTCGTCCGCGGGCGTGCAGGTGGTTTCGGACGCCTACCCGGACGCGGTCCTGCTCGTGCCGCTCTACGGGGAATCCACAGTGGACGCCGCGGCCCGCGCCGGGCTGCCGCTGGACCGCGTCGCCGGTGTCGATCCGCTGGGCGGTTACGAACGCCGGCTGACGATGTCGGTGCACCCCGGGCTCGAGCCGGTCGCCGGTCGCGCCGCGTGGGGCGCGCTGGCCGCGACCGGCCACCCGGTGACGGTCGTCCGTGACGGGCCCGCCCCGATCGCGCAGCGCCTGCTGGCGTCGATCGTCAACACGGCGTGTTTCATCGCGGGTCAGCACCTGGCCACACCGGCGGACATCGACACGGCGGTCCGGCTCGGCCTCGGCTACCCGCGCGGCCCGCTGGCCTGGGGCGACCTCGTCGGCGGCGACGTGGTGCTGCGCATCCTGCACGGCCTCACCGCGGCCACCGGCGATCCCCGCTACCGGCCGAGCCCGTGGCTCACCGAGCGCGTCGCCCTCGGCCTGCCGCTGACGACGGCCGGGACGACACCGGCCGTCCTGCGTCAGTCCTAA
- a CDS encoding TetR/AcrR family transcriptional regulator produces the protein MTATRTARERARAELTQEIKDEARRQLAEVGAHGLSLRAVARELGMVSSAIYRYFPSRDRLLTDLIVDAYNAIGEAAEKADPGTGDLRERWLAIWQGTRDWARAHPHEYALIYGSPIPGYAAPQDTVVPAARVALALVNVLTHTELRDIDGEVPPELRAQAEALTKVLGIIAGPETVARLLMAWTQLFGAISFDLFGQYVGSVDPADAFFAHSARRMAEFVGL, from the coding sequence ATGACCGCCACCCGCACCGCGCGTGAACGTGCCCGCGCCGAACTGACCCAGGAGATCAAGGACGAAGCCCGCCGCCAGCTCGCCGAGGTCGGCGCGCACGGGCTTTCGCTGCGCGCGGTGGCCCGGGAGCTGGGCATGGTCTCGTCCGCGATCTACCGGTACTTCCCCAGCCGCGACCGGCTGCTGACCGACCTGATCGTCGACGCCTACAACGCGATCGGCGAAGCGGCCGAGAAGGCGGACCCGGGCACCGGCGACCTGCGCGAGCGGTGGCTGGCGATCTGGCAGGGCACGCGCGACTGGGCCCGCGCCCACCCCCACGAGTACGCGCTGATCTACGGCTCCCCGATCCCCGGCTACGCGGCACCGCAGGACACCGTCGTGCCGGCCGCCCGCGTCGCGCTCGCCCTGGTCAACGTGCTCACGCACACCGAGCTGCGCGACATCGACGGCGAAGTCCCGCCCGAGCTGCGCGCCCAGGCCGAGGCGCTCACGAAGGTCCTCGGGATCATCGCCGGACCCGAAACCGTGGCCCGGCTGCTGATGGCGTGGACCCAGCTGTTCGGCGCGATCAGTTTCGACCTGTTCGGCCAGTACGTCGGCAGCGTCGACCCGGCCGACGCGTTCTTCGCTCACTCGGCGAGGCGGATGGCGGAGTTCGTCGGCCTCTAG
- a CDS encoding nitroreductase family deazaflavin-dependent oxidoreductase produces MSETRYIEPGKSTSLFNEVVAKLTKLGVSVWGSRVLTVVGRKSGEPRSVPVNLLTIDGVRYLVAPRGETQWVRNLRAAGQGTLRVGRRVERFTFRELAHDEKPGILRAYLKRWKFEVGVFFDGVDAKASDEKLREIAPGYPIFEIFTK; encoded by the coding sequence ATGAGCGAGACCCGCTACATCGAGCCGGGCAAGTCGACCAGCCTCTTCAACGAGGTGGTCGCGAAGCTGACCAAGCTGGGCGTGAGCGTCTGGGGCAGCCGGGTGCTGACCGTCGTCGGCCGCAAGAGCGGCGAACCGCGCTCGGTGCCGGTCAACCTGCTGACCATCGACGGCGTCCGCTACCTCGTCGCCCCGCGGGGTGAGACGCAGTGGGTGCGCAACCTGCGGGCGGCCGGCCAGGGCACGCTGCGCGTCGGGCGCCGCGTCGAGAGGTTCACCTTCCGCGAGCTGGCCCACGACGAGAAGCCGGGCATCCTGCGCGCCTACCTCAAGCGCTGGAAGTTCGAGGTCGGCGTGTTCTTCGACGGCGTCGACGCCAAGGCCTCGGACGAGAAGCTGCGCGAGATCGCGCCGGGCTACCCGATCTTCGAGATCTTCACGAAGTAG
- a CDS encoding response regulator, whose product MIRVLLADDHAMFCSGMRALLDTQPDFTCVGEACDGREAVAETARLRPDVAVLDVRMPRLDGLAATEAILAAPGNDTRVLVLTTYDADEYVYRALRAGASGFLLKSLAPEELVAAMRVAARGDALIDPSVTRRLVAKFATVLEPAAAEPPELARLTSREREVLLLLAGACSNAEIARKLHVGEETVKTHVSRVLSKLGLPDRVHAVVYAYRHKLVPDERPA is encoded by the coding sequence ATGATCCGCGTCCTGCTGGCCGACGACCACGCGATGTTCTGCTCCGGGATGCGCGCGCTGCTCGACACCCAGCCCGACTTCACCTGCGTCGGCGAGGCGTGCGACGGCCGCGAAGCCGTCGCCGAGACCGCCCGCCTGCGCCCGGACGTCGCGGTCCTCGACGTCCGGATGCCCCGCCTCGACGGCCTCGCCGCGACCGAGGCGATCCTGGCCGCGCCGGGCAACGACACGCGCGTCCTCGTGCTCACGACCTACGACGCCGACGAGTACGTCTACCGCGCGCTGCGGGCCGGCGCGAGCGGGTTCCTGCTGAAGAGCCTGGCGCCGGAGGAGCTCGTCGCGGCGATGCGGGTGGCCGCGCGCGGCGACGCGCTGATCGATCCCTCGGTGACGCGGCGGCTGGTCGCGAAGTTCGCGACGGTCCTCGAACCGGCGGCCGCCGAACCCCCGGAGCTGGCCCGGCTGACCTCCCGCGAACGCGAGGTGCTGCTGCTGCTCGCCGGCGCCTGCAGCAACGCCGAGATCGCGCGGAAGCTGCACGTCGGCGAGGAGACGGTCAAGACGCACGTGTCCCGCGTGCTCAGCAAGCTCGGGCTGCCCGACCGGGTGCACGCCGTCGTCTACGCCTACCGCCACAAACTCGTGCCGGACGAGCGACCCGCCTAA